From a single Pleurodeles waltl isolate 20211129_DDA chromosome 8, aPleWal1.hap1.20221129, whole genome shotgun sequence genomic region:
- the LRRC32 gene encoding transforming growth factor beta activator LRRC32, with the protein MRLYLLLFLAVVNGGISTYRPWEDSPCQMVNMEAFCQNKGLHQVPWALPPKTERLYLSKNQLQNLTSIPLTYYTMTKDLDLSSNQISFIQPGIFRDMKKLQFINLSENFLDRLARLNDTGIGPLPNAKFLDLSSNSLQSGMAEYFLQDAPLLEHLSLSGNSIMMISQKLFLGTPALVQLDLHNNVIMDIEEGAFEHLTQLLNLDLSMNSITCISDFSLRTLQTLDLSQNSIETFHTTESKDEFKLSQIDLSENRLLHFPIFPRVNNLKYINASKNLIQLVVESVSEGFGYYENDWLELPFRPVNQSRANIHEYAMAANLSKLIHLDLSYNKIETIPSVFFDSMISLQFLNLSRNCLQSFVLGPSNPLSSLVTLDLSYNLLQNISVAYDTLTSLQNLYLQNNHIQVVESNIFQGFPSLGILDLRRNNISICNTNSVVAKHRLSGETTGCASFSHLTSLHQLYLADNMVTNLPPNTFYKTPLTVLDLSVNPGLEVKAKALSGLESSLEYLYLQGNNLPTLNIDLPLFVHLKTLNLSGNRLTWLPAWNGACLLENLDLRNNSFSNLQASDISTVEKTLKVLYLKGNPLSCCENIWISQMIHRSRVELPDLDLITCDHSQSFGYPEEVPIGQIRLSHCEKEDRKKIYIMIVIALAILLSVIAIGVGYFCCFRRQRFNRQLKP; encoded by the coding sequence GTAAATATGGAAGCCTTCTGCCAGAACAAAGGTCTGCATCAAGTTCCATGGGCACTTCCCCCCAAAACTGAGAGGCTCTAcctatctaaaaatcaacttcaaaaCTTGACTAGCATACCACTGACATACTATACCATGACAAAAGACCTGGATTTGAGTTCCAACCAAATTAGCTTCATTCAACCAGGAATCTTTAGAGACATGAAGAAACTACAGTTCATTAACCTTTCAGAGAACTTCCTTGACAGACTTGCTCGTCTCAATGATACAGGAATTGGACCATTACCCAATGCCAAATTCTTGGATCTATCCAGCAATAGCCTGCAGAGTGGCATGGCTGAGTATTTCTTGCAAGATGCACCATTATTGGAGCACCTTTCTCTGTCAGGAAACAGCATCATGATGATCTCACAAAAACTGTTCCTTGGCACTCCTGCTTTGGTGCAGCTGGACCTGCACAACAACGTCATCATGGACATAGAAGAAGGGGCTTTTGAGCACTTGACTCAACTTCTCAATCTTGATCTCTCCATGAATTCCATCACCTGTATCTCGGACTTCAGTCTTCGGACACTTCAGACGCTTGATTTGAGCCAAAATAGTATTGAAACCTTTCACACCACAGAATCAAAGGATGAATTTAAATTGTCACAGATAGACCTAAGTGAGAATAGACTGCTTCACTTTCCAATATTTCCTAGAGTTAATAATCTTAAATACATAAATGCATCAAAGAATTTGATACAACTTGTCGTGGAGTCAGTCAGTGAGGGATTTGGATACTATGAAAATGACTGGCTGGAGTTGCCATTCCGACCAGTCAATCAGAGTAGAGCTAACATACATGAATATGCAATGGCTGCTAATCTGTCAAAGCTCATACATTTAGACTTGTCATATAATAAAATCGAAACAATCCCTAGTGTATTCTTTGATTCGATGATATCTCTCCAATTTCTAAATCTTAGTAGAAATTGCCTTCAGTCATTTGTATTGGGTCCCAGCAACCCTTTGTCATCTTTGGTCACCCTTGACTTGAGCTATAATTTGTTACAGAACATTTCAGTTGCATATGACACATTGACTAGCTTGCAGAATTTATATTTACAAAATAACCACATCCAAGTTGTTGAATCCAATATCTTCCAAGGCTTTCCTAGCCTCGGGATACTCGATCTTAGAAGGAATAACATCAGTATATGTAACACGAACTCAGTGGTGGCTAAACATAGGCTCAGTGGTGAAACAACTGGTTGCGCATCATTTTCTCATCTTACTAGCCTTCACCAATTGTATCTGGCAGATAACATGGTGACAAACCTGCCACCTAATACATTTTACAAGACACCATTGACTGTCCTTGATCTGTCAGTGAACCCAGGACTTGAGGTCAAAGCTAAAGCATTATCAGGATTGGAATCTTCTTTGGAATATCTGTATTTGCAGGGCAACAACTTGCCCACTTTGAACATTGACCTCCCTTTGTTTGTGCACCTCAAGACTTTAAATTTGTCTGGAAATCGACTAACGTGGCTGCCCGCATGGAATGGGGCATGTTTATTAGAAAATCTTGACCTTCGGAATAATAGTTTCAGCAACTTACAAGCCAGCGACATTTCAACTGTGGAGAAGACTTTGAAAGTGTTGTATCTTAAGGGGAACCCACTTAGCTGCTGTGAGAATATCTGGATATCTCAGATGATCCATCGATCAAGAGTGGAACTTCCTGATCTAGATCTCATAACATGTGACCATTCTCAAAGTTTTGGGTATCCTGAAGAAGTCCCGATTGGCCAGATCAGGCTGTCACACTGTGAGAAAGAGGatcgaaaaaaaatatatattatgattGTAATAGCACTTGCCATATTGCTATCAGTGATCGCCATAGGAGTTGGATACTTTTGCTGTTTTCGGAGACAGAGATTCAATAGACAATTAAAACCATAG